The Solanum lycopersicum chromosome 6, SLM_r2.1 genome has a window encoding:
- the LOC101255895 gene encoding myb-related protein 330, with the protein MGRSPCCEKAHTNKGAWTKEEDQRLINYIRAHGEGCWRSLPKAAGLSRCGKSCRLRWINYLRPDLKRGNFTEEEDELIIKLHSLLGNKWSVIAGRLPGRTDNEIKNYWNTHIKRKLISRGIDPQTHRPLNNNATNSHTTTNITTAVTTTTTTAKNINLDFTNVDQKQPNIMIATSSSYDETKCNSGTTEETKPLEIIIPKIPSQVMINLELSIGLPLHTDHISSPESTASYNFLTTVAPPPTAAVHAAEMMAKTVCLCWQIGYHGGGGQWCGKCKNTNGFYRYC; encoded by the exons atGGGACGTTCACCTTGTTGTGAAAAAGCACATACAAATAAAGGAGCATGGACTAAAGAAGAAGACCAACGCCTCATCAATTATATACGTGCTCATGGGGAAGGTTGCTGGCGTTCTCTCCCTAAAGCTGCAG gattGTCAAGATGTGGAAAGAGTTGCAGATTGAGATGGATAAATTATTTAAGGCCTGATCTCAAAAGAGGGAATTTtacagaagaagaagatgaattgATAATCAAACTTCATAGTTTGCTTGGAAACAA ATGGTCAGTTATAGCCGGAAGATTACCTGGAAGAACGGATAACGAAATCAAGAACTATTGGAATACACATATTAAACGAAAACTCATTAGTCGTGGCATTGATCCTCAAACTCACCGTCCACTCAACAACAACGCCACTAACTCCCACACCACCACCAATATCACCACCGCAGTcacaaccaccaccaccacagcCAAAAACATCAACTTGGATTTCACAAACGTTGACCAAAAACAACCCAATATTATGATTGCCACGTCATCGTCATATGATGAAACAAAATGCAACAGTGGTACAACTGAGGAAACAAAGCCACTAGAAATTATTATTCCAAAAATACCCTCACAAGTTATGATTAATCTTGAACTTTCAATTGGGTTGCCGTTACATACTGATCATATTTCTTCACCAGAGTCAACGGCCTCATACAACTTCTTGACCACCGTAGCACCGCCGCCAACTGCGGCGGTACATGCGGCGGAGATGATGGCGAAGACTGTTTGTTTGTGTTGGCAAATTGGATATCATGGTGGTGGCGGTCAGTGGTGTGGTAAATGCAAAAACACAAATGGATTTTACAGATATTGCTGA
- the LOC138349400 gene encoding uncharacterized protein, protein MVLKMNISILLRHSGIWVIDINYEGYKVDEIVVGRRFEEILIVNASKSSKMKVVPSSEYIFTVHESGKRYIVCLERKTCTCGRFQHDEIHCAYAIAVLKHKNVTNLHPYCSDYYKPYALEKTYEVVMVPMPDKDDWNVPECVLDKIVRPPRYRRLAGRPRKRRKKNADEKITVNNNCCGQCGQEGHNRRTCTFFPKEN, encoded by the exons atggttttgAAGATGAATATCTCAATTCTGCTGCGGCATTCTGGAATTTGGGTAATCgatattaattatgaaggttACAAAGTtgatgaaattgttgttggCCGAAGATTTGAGGAGATATTGATTGTAAACGCATCTAAAAGTTCAAAGATGAAG GTTGTTCCATCATCTGAATATATTTTCACAGTTCATGAATCCGGAAAAAGATACATTGTATGCCTTGAGAGGAAAACTTGCACATGTGGAAGGTTTCAACATGATGAGATACATTGCGCATACGCAATTGCAGTTTTGAAGCACAAGAATGTTACCAATTTGCACCCATATTGCTCTGATTACTACAAGCCGTATGCATTAGAAAAAACGTACGAGGTTGTAATGGTTCCAATGCCAGATAAGGATGATTGGAACGTTCCAGAATGTGTTTTAGATAAAATTGTCCGGCCACCTAGGTACAGAAGGTTGGCTGGACGACCAAGAAAGCGAAGAAAGAAAAATGCGGATGAGAAAATAACAGTGAACAATAATTGTTGTGGGCAGTGTGGACAAGAAGGACATAACAGGAGAACTTGTACTTTCTTCCCGAAAGAGAATTGa